In one window of Sinorhizobium chiapasense DNA:
- a CDS encoding ABC transporter substrate-binding protein: MKIFKAAVFAASLALSVSPAAFAETPADVLVVAQNIDDIVSIDPAEAYEFSSGEYVTQTYDRLVQYDAPDVQKLAPGLASEWTADDATKTITFTLRDGVTFSSGNPLRAEDVVYSFKRVVALNKAPAFILTQLGWTPENIEKMVTADGNKVVVKYEGDFSSAFVLNVLAARPASVVDAETVKANEQNGDFGNAWLKANSAGTGPFVLRAFRAGELLNLQSNPNYFGGAPAIKGVIIRHVAEAATQQLLLETGDVDMAKNLTPDQVAGITGKENMKVESYPQAAVHFLSFNLKTTALQPEAVWEAARYLVDYKGMTDSFLKGQMQVHQAFWPKGFPGSLDETPYGYDVEKAKKILADAGIKTPIKVTLDVINSTPFTDMAQSLQASFAEAGISFEIIPGTGSQVITKYRARTHEAMLLYWGPDFMDPDSNAAAFAFNEDNSDDHYQSTTTWRNSWAVPAELNAATKAAKAEADPAKRNAMYVDLQKKVQEKSPIVIMFQAATQVAMNNNVAGYVNGATSDFVFYRLVKKN; encoded by the coding sequence GCATCACTGGCGCTCAGCGTTTCGCCGGCAGCATTCGCGGAAACGCCGGCGGATGTGCTGGTCGTCGCCCAGAACATCGACGACATCGTCAGCATCGATCCGGCTGAGGCCTATGAGTTCTCGTCGGGCGAATATGTCACGCAGACCTATGACCGGCTGGTGCAGTATGACGCGCCCGACGTTCAGAAGCTCGCGCCCGGCCTCGCCAGCGAGTGGACAGCGGATGACGCCACCAAGACGATCACCTTCACCCTGCGTGACGGCGTGACCTTCTCGTCCGGTAATCCGCTGCGTGCAGAGGATGTGGTCTACTCGTTCAAGCGCGTCGTGGCCCTCAACAAGGCACCTGCCTTCATCCTGACGCAACTCGGCTGGACGCCGGAAAACATCGAGAAGATGGTGACCGCCGACGGCAACAAGGTTGTCGTCAAGTATGAGGGTGACTTCTCGTCCGCCTTCGTGCTCAACGTGCTCGCCGCCCGCCCGGCATCCGTCGTCGATGCCGAGACGGTCAAGGCGAACGAGCAGAACGGTGATTTCGGCAATGCCTGGCTCAAGGCCAACTCCGCCGGAACCGGACCCTTCGTCCTGCGCGCCTTCCGCGCCGGCGAACTCCTGAACCTCCAGAGCAATCCGAACTATTTCGGCGGCGCTCCGGCGATCAAAGGCGTGATTATCCGCCATGTGGCAGAAGCGGCGACCCAGCAGCTCCTGCTCGAGACCGGCGACGTCGACATGGCGAAGAACCTGACGCCCGATCAGGTCGCCGGCATCACCGGCAAGGAAAACATGAAGGTCGAATCCTATCCGCAGGCGGCCGTTCACTTCCTCTCCTTCAACCTGAAGACCACTGCCCTGCAGCCGGAAGCCGTCTGGGAAGCCGCCCGCTATCTCGTCGACTACAAGGGCATGACCGACAGCTTCCTCAAGGGGCAGATGCAAGTGCACCAGGCCTTCTGGCCGAAAGGCTTCCCGGGCTCGCTCGACGAGACGCCCTACGGCTATGACGTTGAAAAGGCGAAGAAGATCCTCGCCGACGCCGGTATCAAGACGCCGATCAAGGTGACGCTCGATGTCATCAACTCGACGCCCTTCACCGACATGGCGCAGTCGCTGCAGGCTTCGTTCGCTGAAGCCGGCATCAGTTTCGAGATCATTCCGGGAACCGGCAGCCAGGTGATCACCAAGTATCGGGCCCGCACCCATGAAGCGATGCTGCTCTATTGGGGCCCGGATTTCATGGATCCGGATTCCAACGCTGCTGCCTTCGCCTTCAACGAGGACAACTCCGACGATCACTACCAGTCGACGACGACCTGGCGGAATTCCTGGGCCGTTCCGGCAGAGCTCAACGCGGCCACCAAGGCGGCGAAGGCGGAGGCGGATCCCGCCAAGCGCAACGCGATGTATGTCGACCTGCAGAAAAAGGTGCAGGAGAAGTCGCCGATCGTGATCATGTTCCAGGCGGCGACCCAGGTGGCGATGAACAACAATGTCGCGGGCTACGTCAACGGCGCCACGTCCGACTTCGTCTTCTACCGCCTGGTGAAGAAGAACTAG